The Armatimonadota bacterium genome includes a window with the following:
- a CDS encoding aminoglycoside N(6')-acetyltransferase type 1, whose product MDIRPVKHTDEDEWVRLRMALWPDADPDEFREEFPAYLEGGDRRLHCLVIERPDGRLGGLMELSLRLQAEGCLGSPVTYVENWYVDEDLRRQGLARRMLEAAGRWARLRGCAEIASSCVVDNSTAIKVHEALGFEEVDRLVHFVYELPVEG is encoded by the coding sequence ATGGATATCAGGCCGGTAAAGCACACAGATGAGGACGAGTGGGTGCGCCTGAGGATGGCGCTGTGGCCGGATGCAGATCCCGACGAGTTCCGCGAGGAGTTTCCAGCATATCTGGAGGGTGGAGACCGACGTCTGCACTGCCTGGTGATAGAACGTCCGGACGGGAGGCTGGGCGGCCTGATGGAGTTATCTCTCAGGTTGCAGGCGGAGGGTTGCCTGGGCAGTCCGGTGACCTACGTGGAGAACTGGTACGTGGACGAGGATCTGCGGCGTCAGGGGCTGGCGCGGCGGATGCTGGAAGCGGCAGGGCGCTGGGCCCGTCTGCGTGGATGCGCCGAAATCGCCTCGAGCTGTGTGGTGGACAACTCCACGGCCATTAAGGTCCACGAAGCCCTGGGTTTTGAGGAGGTTGACCGTCTGGTCCACTTCGTCTACGAGCTGCCTGTGGAAGGGTAG
- the mreB2 gene encoding rod shape-determining protein, translated as MFAMTPDIGIDLGTANIIVFRKGKGIVLREPSVVAVSDKTKKILAVGTEARMMLGRTPGNIVAIRPLSEGVIADYTTTQKMLEYILAKVCGRARLFKPRVLVSVPSGVTNVERRAVIQAARAAGAGEAYTIEEPMAAAIGAGLPISSPGGNMVVDIGGGTSDAAVISLDGIVVSDSIRVGGNKIDEVIIRHIRNTYSLMIGERTAEEIKFKIGSAYPLETELRMEVRGRDLLAGLPKTVEVTSEEIRSAISEPVALIVDMVKSTLEKTPPELASDIIERGIMLTGGGALLRGIDRLLALETNIPVHVAEDPLSCVALGTGRALEEMKAIRDSQIALGME; from the coding sequence TTGTTCGCAATGACCCCCGATATCGGGATAGACCTGGGTACCGCGAATATCATCGTTTTCCGCAAAGGCAAGGGAATCGTCCTCAGGGAGCCATCGGTAGTAGCTGTCTCCGATAAGACAAAGAAGATCCTTGCCGTGGGCACAGAGGCCCGGATGATGCTTGGGAGAACTCCGGGCAACATTGTCGCCATCCGTCCCCTCAGCGAGGGGGTCATCGCCGACTACACCACCACCCAGAAAATGCTGGAGTACATCCTGGCCAAAGTGTGCGGGCGCGCGCGCCTCTTCAAGCCCAGGGTGCTCGTGTCCGTGCCCTCCGGCGTAACCAACGTGGAGCGCCGGGCCGTCATTCAGGCAGCCCGAGCGGCCGGCGCCGGAGAGGCGTATACCATCGAGGAGCCGATGGCGGCAGCGATAGGCGCGGGACTGCCCATCAGCTCCCCGGGCGGCAACATGGTGGTGGACATCGGCGGTGGGACATCCGATGCGGCGGTCATCTCTCTGGATGGCATCGTGGTCAGCGATTCCATCCGGGTGGGCGGCAACAAGATTGACGAAGTCATCATCCGCCACATCCGCAATACTTACAGCCTGATGATCGGGGAGCGGACAGCCGAGGAGATCAAGTTCAAGATCGGCTCCGCCTATCCGCTGGAGACCGAGCTGCGGATGGAAGTGCGCGGGCGGGATCTGCTGGCGGGCCTTCCAAAGACCGTCGAAGTCACCAGCGAGGAGATCCGGTCGGCCATCTCGGAGCCCGTGGCGCTGATTGTGGACATGGTGAAGTCCACGTTGGAGAAGACACCTCCTGAGCTTGCAAGCGACATTATCGAGCGCGGCATCATGCTCACCGGAGGTGGAGCGCTGCTCCGGGGCATTGACCGGCTGCTGGCGCTGGAGACCAACATCCCGGTGCACGTGGCCGAAGATCCCCTGTCGTGCGTCGCACTGGGAACGGGGCGCGCGCTTGAGGAGATGAAAGCCATCCGCGACAGTCAGATCGCTCTGGGCATGGAGTGA
- a CDS encoding transporter: protein MSKEGFLTLMGAVFLGALGQISIKAGVMHLKDAFGENLSIPLILQNPVRVLLSPWILGGFTAYAFSSLIWLTLASRYRLSLIYPMVAMGYVFVVLGSIVVFHDRPTIYTWIALTFIVVGVSLLAKTGG from the coding sequence ATGAGCAAAGAAGGTTTCCTCACTCTGATGGGAGCGGTGTTTCTTGGCGCTCTCGGGCAGATCTCCATCAAGGCCGGCGTGATGCATCTGAAGGACGCTTTCGGGGAAAATCTCAGCATCCCGCTTATTCTGCAGAATCCGGTGCGCGTTCTGCTGAGCCCTTGGATCCTGGGCGGCTTCACGGCCTATGCCTTCAGTTCGCTGATCTGGCTGACACTGGCGTCGCGCTACCGCCTGAGCCTGATCTACCCGATGGTGGCGATGGGATACGTTTTCGTGGTGCTTGGCTCCATTGTGGTCTTTCACGATCGACCGACGATCTACACCTGGATCGCGCTGACGTTCATAGTTGTGGGTGTGTCTCTGCTTGCCAAAACGGGTGGGTGA
- the glnS gene encoding glutamine--tRNA ligase, giving the protein MREPPSKQELEERIEKLLSQGPVDFIREAIIQDLREGRFDRVATRFPPEPNAYLHIGHAKALWIDYGIAQDFGGTFNLRFDDTNPLKEEQEFVEAIIEDVRWLGVDWEDRLYFASDYFEQMYEWALDLIRKGDAYVCDLSPEEVAATRGTPTEPGIPSPYRNRSVEENLDLFQRMRAGEFPDGSRTLRAKIDMSSPNMNMRDPVMYRIRHAEHHRQGNKWCIYPMYDWAHGLEDSIEGITHSLCSLEYENHRPLYDWFLDRLGIYHPRQIEFARLNMTYTVMSKRRFIELVEGGHVRGYDDPRLPTLAGLRRRGYTPEAIREFCRRIGIAKTDSVVDVAVLEDCIREDLNRRANRVMAVLDPLKVVLVNYPEDQVEELDVINNPEDPSAGTRKVPFCRELYIERDDFREDPPPKYYRLAPGREVRLRNGYFIRCVDVAKDAEGNVVQLNCTYDPATRGGDAPDGRKVKATLHWVSARHALEAEARLYDHLFLKPDPDDVEEGQDFTANLNPQSLVVKTCFVEPSVAGAAPGTKYQFERLGYFCVDPDSTPERLVFNRTVTLRDTWAKIEKKILAQETASAKAAR; this is encoded by the coding sequence ATGCGTGAGCCGCCGTCGAAACAGGAGCTGGAAGAACGCATCGAAAAGCTCTTGAGCCAGGGGCCTGTGGATTTTATCCGAGAGGCCATCATCCAGGACCTGAGAGAAGGACGCTTCGACCGGGTCGCCACCCGGTTCCCTCCGGAGCCCAATGCCTATCTCCACATCGGTCATGCCAAAGCGCTTTGGATAGACTACGGCATCGCCCAGGACTTCGGCGGAACGTTCAATCTGCGGTTCGATGACACGAACCCTCTCAAGGAGGAGCAGGAGTTCGTGGAGGCGATCATCGAGGACGTCCGCTGGCTGGGAGTGGACTGGGAGGACCGCCTCTATTTTGCTTCGGACTATTTCGAGCAGATGTACGAGTGGGCGCTGGATCTCATCCGCAAGGGTGACGCCTATGTCTGCGACCTGAGCCCGGAAGAGGTGGCAGCCACACGCGGCACCCCTACAGAGCCGGGCATCCCCAGCCCGTACCGCAACCGCAGCGTGGAGGAGAACCTGGACCTTTTCCAGCGGATGCGCGCCGGAGAGTTCCCCGACGGCTCCCGCACCCTGCGCGCCAAGATAGACATGAGCTCGCCCAATATGAACATGCGGGACCCGGTGATGTATCGCATCCGCCACGCCGAACACCACAGGCAGGGCAACAAGTGGTGCATCTACCCGATGTACGACTGGGCCCACGGGCTGGAGGACTCCATCGAGGGGATCACTCATTCACTGTGCTCGCTGGAGTACGAGAACCACCGCCCGCTGTACGACTGGTTCCTGGACCGGCTGGGCATCTACCATCCGCGGCAGATCGAGTTCGCCCGCCTGAATATGACCTACACGGTCATGAGCAAGCGCCGCTTCATCGAGCTGGTGGAGGGCGGGCATGTGCGGGGCTATGACGATCCTCGCCTGCCCACCCTGGCCGGCCTGAGGCGGCGCGGCTACACGCCGGAAGCCATCCGCGAGTTCTGCCGGCGCATCGGGATCGCCAAAACGGACAGCGTGGTGGACGTTGCGGTGCTGGAGGACTGCATCCGGGAGGATTTGAACCGCCGCGCCAACCGGGTGATGGCGGTCCTGGATCCCCTGAAGGTGGTTCTGGTGAACTATCCGGAGGACCAGGTGGAGGAACTGGATGTCATCAACAATCCGGAAGACCCCTCCGCCGGGACGCGGAAGGTGCCCTTCTGCCGGGAGCTGTATATCGAGCGGGATGACTTCCGGGAGGATCCACCGCCCAAATATTATCGGCTGGCGCCTGGCAGAGAGGTGCGGCTGCGCAACGGTTATTTCATCCGCTGCGTGGACGTTGCGAAGGACGCCGAGGGCAATGTGGTACAGCTGAACTGCACGTACGACCCGGCGACACGCGGCGGAGACGCCCCGGACGGCAGAAAGGTGAAGGCCACCCTGCACTGGGTGTCGGCGCGGCATGCCCTGGAGGCCGAGGCGCGCCTCTATGACCATCTCTTCCTGAAGCCCGACCCCGACGATGTCGAGGAAGGACAGGATTTCACCGCGAACCTCAACCCCCAGTCGCTTGTGGTGAAGACCTGCTTCGTGGAGCCGAGCGTCGCCGGAGCCGCGCCTGGCACCAAGTATCAGTTCGAGCGGCTGGGCTACTTCTGCGTTGACCCGGATTCAACGCCGGAGCGGCTGGTTTTCAACCGCACCGTCACGCTGAGGGACACCTGGGCCAAGATCGAAAAGAAGATCCTGGCACAGGAGACAGCCAGCGCGAAAGCGGCAAGGTGA
- the purH gene encoding bifunctional purine biosynthesis protein PurH produces MAARIKRALISVSDKTGVVDFAKGLAVLGVDLVSTGGTARALREGGLDVRDISDLTGFPEMLDGRVKTLHPKVHGGILHIRGNPAHEAAIREHGILPIDLVCVNLYPFRQTVARPDVTLEEAVENIDIGGPSMVRSAAKNYRDVVVVVDPSDYGRVLEALRNEGDVPLTLRAELMVRAFQHTAAYDAAIGAWMSRNLEMQRPPERFPATLTLSWDRVQTLRYGENPHQSAAFYADPAFSGVSLARARQLGGKELSFNNIMDLDAALETVLEFEEPACCIVKHTNACGLAVRDDAAAAFLAALEGDPVSAFGGIIALNRPVDAACAEAITGPNTFFEAVIAPGYASDALEALKTRKKWGANLRILEVDLSSGLRDPFSFRRVAGGMLAQDADLADLDEGKLQVVSRRAPTEEEMRDLRFAWKAVKHIKSNAIVLARDRMLIGVGAGQMNRVGSVRIAAAHAGERARGSVLASDAFFPMPDGPEEAAKAGVTAFIQPGGSVKDAEVIAVADRYSMAVVHTGIRHFKH; encoded by the coding sequence ATGGCTGCAAGGATCAAGAGAGCTCTGATCAGCGTCTCCGACAAGACGGGAGTGGTGGACTTTGCGAAGGGTCTCGCCGTGCTGGGAGTGGATCTGGTGTCCACCGGCGGAACTGCCCGGGCTCTGCGTGAAGGGGGGCTAGATGTTCGCGACATCAGCGACCTCACGGGCTTTCCAGAGATGCTGGACGGGCGGGTCAAAACGCTACATCCAAAGGTCCACGGGGGCATCCTGCACATTCGCGGCAACCCGGCGCACGAGGCGGCCATCCGCGAGCACGGCATCCTCCCGATTGATCTGGTCTGCGTGAATCTCTATCCCTTCCGCCAAACGGTGGCGCGGCCGGATGTGACTCTGGAGGAAGCGGTTGAGAACATTGACATCGGGGGGCCGTCTATGGTCCGGTCCGCCGCCAAGAATTATCGCGACGTGGTTGTGGTGGTGGATCCTTCGGACTACGGCCGGGTACTGGAAGCATTGCGAAACGAAGGGGACGTTCCGCTCACTCTTCGCGCTGAACTGATGGTCCGGGCCTTTCAGCATACAGCCGCGTACGACGCTGCCATAGGTGCTTGGATGAGCCGGAATCTGGAGATGCAGCGTCCGCCAGAGCGATTCCCCGCCACACTGACCCTCTCCTGGGACCGGGTGCAGACGCTGCGCTACGGAGAGAATCCTCATCAGTCTGCCGCGTTCTATGCCGATCCGGCGTTTTCCGGCGTCTCCCTTGCTCGCGCCCGGCAGCTTGGGGGCAAGGAGCTGTCTTTCAACAATATTATGGACCTGGACGCCGCGCTAGAGACGGTTCTGGAGTTCGAGGAACCGGCCTGCTGCATCGTCAAGCATACCAATGCGTGCGGCCTGGCCGTCCGTGATGATGCCGCTGCTGCGTTTCTGGCGGCTCTGGAGGGTGATCCGGTCTCTGCGTTCGGGGGGATCATTGCCCTGAACCGGCCAGTGGACGCCGCGTGCGCTGAGGCAATCACCGGCCCGAATACCTTCTTCGAAGCGGTCATTGCTCCGGGGTATGCTTCGGATGCCCTGGAGGCGCTCAAGACGCGGAAGAAGTGGGGCGCGAATCTCAGGATCCTTGAGGTGGATCTCTCCAGTGGTCTGCGGGATCCGTTCTCCTTCCGCCGGGTTGCGGGCGGGATGCTGGCGCAGGACGCCGACCTTGCGGATCTGGATGAAGGAAAGCTTCAGGTGGTCAGCCGCCGTGCGCCCACTGAAGAGGAGATGAGAGATCTGCGCTTTGCCTGGAAGGCCGTCAAGCACATTAAGTCCAACGCCATTGTTCTGGCGCGTGACAGGATGCTGATAGGGGTTGGCGCCGGACAGATGAACCGGGTAGGCTCTGTGCGCATAGCCGCGGCCCATGCCGGCGAGCGAGCGCGGGGGAGCGTGCTTGCTTCAGATGCGTTCTTCCCTATGCCCGACGGCCCGGAAGAGGCGGCGAAGGCCGGTGTGACCGCCTTCATCCAGCCCGGCGGATCTGTAAAGGACGCCGAGGTCATCGCAGTGGCCGACCGCTACTCGATGGCGGTTGTGCATACGGGCATCCGCCACTTCAAGCATTGA
- a CDS encoding (4Fe-4S)-binding protein: MRLARRASQLFFLAAFIALFLLTLGSVDWAGGGALRLRGGVPVDLFLRLDPLAALSTMLAARSFLFPVFLWAIPVLVLALLFGRAFCGWVCPLGTCIDACDRLTRKRRERRTTSEHSWPRLKYYVLAGVALTALMGAQVVWFLDPLPLLMRSLTLGVFAPLQWACGQLERLPVAGPPVAGAFRSVLPEGQAHFRSNLAALIILTAILAGGVLSRRFWCRSLCPLGALLGVIARISVFRRKVSAACRECTLCRLDCRMDSVSGGGQVNDPSECIYCYSCVSGCPRDAVCVAPSVRTESVPLDLDRRRLLAAAGLGALWAFAARTELAARPTRDGASRIVRQGLIRPPGSVAEELFRERCIRCGACMKVCPTNGLQPALLEGGIGGVWTPVLMPRVGECVQNCNLCGEVCPTEAICPFTVQEKDHLYIGRAVIDRSVCVVWESGKDCLVCDEVCSYQAIYWQEAGGIRRPHVDEVRCVGCGICENNCPAGGPVAAIRVTCDGDRRSWTRDQRRRWRLSNLVERESRVHGRVPGPGD, from the coding sequence ATGAGACTTGCGCGCCGCGCCTCACAACTCTTTTTTCTGGCCGCATTCATTGCTCTGTTCCTGCTGACACTCGGCAGCGTGGACTGGGCAGGGGGTGGGGCGCTCCGATTGCGGGGCGGCGTTCCCGTGGACCTTTTCCTTCGCCTGGATCCCCTTGCGGCGCTGTCCACGATGCTGGCGGCCCGGTCGTTCCTGTTTCCCGTCTTTCTATGGGCGATTCCGGTGCTTGTTCTGGCGCTGCTGTTCGGTCGGGCGTTCTGCGGATGGGTGTGTCCCCTCGGGACGTGTATCGACGCCTGCGACCGACTGACCCGGAAGCGTCGCGAAAGACGGACCACCTCGGAACATTCATGGCCTCGGCTCAAATACTACGTGCTGGCTGGAGTGGCACTCACGGCTTTGATGGGAGCGCAGGTGGTCTGGTTCCTGGATCCTCTGCCGCTCCTGATGCGCAGCCTGACGCTCGGGGTGTTCGCGCCGCTGCAATGGGCTTGCGGGCAACTGGAGCGTTTGCCCGTGGCCGGTCCGCCTGTCGCAGGCGCCTTTCGCTCGGTGCTGCCGGAGGGGCAGGCTCACTTCCGCTCGAACCTGGCCGCGCTGATCATCCTCACGGCGATCCTGGCGGGAGGGGTCCTCTCGCGCAGATTCTGGTGCCGCTCGCTGTGTCCGCTGGGGGCACTATTAGGAGTCATCGCCCGCATCAGCGTGTTTCGCAGAAAGGTCTCGGCGGCGTGCCGGGAGTGCACCCTCTGCCGGCTGGACTGCCGGATGGATTCCGTCTCCGGCGGGGGGCAGGTGAACGATCCATCTGAGTGCATCTACTGCTATTCCTGCGTCAGCGGATGCCCGCGCGATGCGGTGTGCGTGGCTCCTTCAGTGCGCACGGAAAGTGTGCCGCTGGACCTGGACCGCAGAAGATTGCTTGCCGCTGCGGGGCTGGGAGCTCTCTGGGCTTTTGCCGCGCGCACGGAGCTGGCCGCGCGGCCCACGCGGGACGGAGCATCGCGCATTGTCCGGCAGGGTCTCATCCGTCCGCCGGGCTCCGTTGCGGAAGAGCTGTTCCGCGAGCGCTGCATCCGGTGCGGCGCGTGCATGAAAGTGTGTCCCACGAACGGGTTGCAGCCCGCGCTGCTCGAAGGGGGGATCGGTGGAGTATGGACCCCGGTGCTGATGCCTCGGGTGGGAGAATGCGTCCAGAATTGCAATCTGTGCGGAGAGGTGTGCCCCACCGAAGCGATCTGTCCGTTCACCGTGCAGGAGAAAGATCATCTCTACATCGGCAGGGCCGTAATAGATCGCAGCGTCTGTGTGGTTTGGGAGTCCGGCAAGGACTGCCTGGTGTGTGATGAGGTGTGCTCTTATCAGGCGATCTACTGGCAGGAGGCGGGGGGTATCCGTCGTCCGCATGTGGACGAGGTCCGCTGCGTTGGGTGCGGCATCTGCGAGAACAACTGCCCCGCCGGTGGGCCGGTGGCGGCCATCCGAGTGACCTGCGATGGAGACCGCCGGTCGTGGACGCGCGATCAGCGGCGCCGGTGGCGTCTTTCCAACCTGGTGGAGCGGGAATCCCGGGTGCACGGGCGCGTTCCGGGTCCGGGCGATTGA
- a CDS encoding peptidase, translating into MPSIYIMTDLEGISGIDSAEMIEREHPRFQECCELLMGDLNAAVEGAFEGGATRVMVRDGHGGGPNFILELLDPRAEEDPRPTARWWGQMDSSFDATFVIGAHAMAGTLNAFLDHTQSSVSWHDYSVNGRRMGELAQWAIIAGHFGLPLVMVSGDAAACAEAEQFLQPVETAVVKEGEGRNSARLVPLDEARRCIREAARRAVGLIGVARPFHVEPPLEIILRFNRSDYCDRAAGNPGVERLDARTIRKLAASPLDILP; encoded by the coding sequence GTGCCCAGCATTTACATCATGACCGACCTGGAAGGCATCAGCGGAATAGACTCCGCCGAAATGATCGAGAGGGAACATCCCAGGTTCCAGGAGTGCTGCGAGCTCCTGATGGGAGATCTGAATGCGGCTGTCGAGGGGGCATTCGAAGGCGGGGCGACCCGTGTGATGGTTCGGGACGGACACGGCGGAGGTCCGAATTTCATCCTCGAGCTTTTGGATCCGCGTGCCGAAGAGGATCCCCGACCTACTGCTCGGTGGTGGGGTCAGATGGATTCTTCCTTCGATGCCACCTTCGTTATCGGCGCGCACGCGATGGCGGGCACCCTGAATGCGTTTCTCGACCATACGCAGTCCTCGGTGAGCTGGCATGATTACAGCGTCAACGGCAGGCGGATGGGAGAGCTGGCGCAGTGGGCGATTATTGCGGGTCACTTCGGTTTGCCGCTGGTGATGGTCAGCGGGGACGCGGCCGCCTGTGCAGAGGCGGAGCAGTTCCTCCAGCCGGTGGAGACGGCGGTCGTCAAAGAAGGTGAGGGACGGAACTCTGCGCGGCTGGTGCCGCTGGATGAGGCGCGCAGGTGCATCCGAGAAGCGGCGCGGAGGGCTGTCGGGTTGATTGGAGTCGCCCGTCCGTTCCACGTTGAGCCTCCTCTGGAGATCATCCTGCGGTTCAACCGCTCGGACTACTGCGACCGGGCGGCGGGCAATCCCGGCGTAGAGCGGCTGGACGCGCGCACCATCCGCAAGTTGGCGGCCAGCCCCTTGGACATCCTGCCCTGA
- the murA gene encoding UDP-N-acetylglucosamine 1-carboxyvinyltransferase, protein MSGDFTASGSKNGALAIIAASLLVEGEVVLRRVPHIKDIFTMLDILRYLGVRAELSEDGTLQIDASNIVRNEAPAEMVKKMRASFSVLGPLLARTGRARVAVPGGCDIGARPIDLHLKGIHALGALVRNDYGHVEAKASRLRGARIYLDFPSAGATQQIMMAACLSEGTTVIEQAACEPEITDLAWFLWKCGARIEGAGTGTIQVEGVRRLTGVEHEIIPDRVEVGTFALAAANTRGDIFIRNAVPEHCSAVLQKMREIGATVDEDAAGLRVTANRRFIATDIVTMPFPGFPTDLQQPMGAVLTTADGTSIITEKVYEHRFRYLNELKRMGADVYTENRVAVIRGVPYLQGAQVTATDLRAGAALAIAALAAEGVTEISDVEHIQRGYENFENKLRALGASVLSGEALPCSQ, encoded by the coding sequence TTGTCCGGCGATTTTACGGCCAGCGGCAGCAAGAACGGCGCGCTGGCCATCATCGCCGCATCACTGCTGGTGGAGGGGGAGGTCGTCTTGCGGCGAGTCCCCCACATCAAGGATATCTTCACCATGCTGGACATCCTCCGGTATCTCGGCGTCAGGGCCGAGCTTTCGGAGGATGGGACGCTGCAGATTGACGCGTCCAACATCGTCCGGAACGAAGCGCCCGCAGAGATGGTGAAGAAGATGCGGGCGTCGTTTTCGGTGCTGGGACCGCTCCTTGCACGGACGGGACGGGCCAGGGTAGCCGTGCCGGGAGGATGTGACATCGGTGCAAGGCCCATTGATCTCCATCTGAAAGGCATCCACGCTCTGGGAGCTCTGGTCCGGAACGACTACGGACACGTGGAAGCCAAAGCCAGCAGGCTTCGCGGCGCGCGCATCTATCTGGATTTTCCCAGCGCAGGCGCCACGCAGCAGATCATGATGGCGGCCTGCCTCAGCGAGGGCACAACGGTCATCGAACAGGCCGCCTGCGAACCGGAGATAACAGACCTGGCCTGGTTCCTGTGGAAATGCGGGGCACGCATCGAAGGGGCCGGCACCGGCACTATACAGGTGGAAGGGGTCCGAAGACTGACGGGCGTAGAGCACGAGATCATCCCCGACCGCGTAGAAGTTGGCACATTCGCCCTGGCAGCGGCCAACACGCGCGGCGATATCTTCATCCGCAACGCCGTACCCGAGCACTGCTCCGCAGTCTTGCAGAAGATGCGGGAGATCGGAGCAACTGTGGACGAGGACGCCGCGGGCTTGCGGGTAACGGCAAACAGGCGTTTCATCGCGACAGACATAGTGACGATGCCCTTCCCCGGATTCCCGACGGACCTGCAGCAGCCGATGGGCGCTGTGCTCACCACCGCCGACGGGACCTCCATCATCACCGAAAAGGTCTATGAGCATCGCTTCCGCTATTTGAACGAACTGAAGCGGATGGGCGCGGACGTATACACGGAAAACCGCGTAGCGGTCATCCGGGGCGTGCCGTACCTGCAGGGCGCTCAGGTTACGGCAACAGACCTGCGGGCGGGAGCCGCCCTGGCAATTGCCGCTCTGGCGGCCGAAGGGGTCACAGAGATCTCGGACGTGGAGCACATCCAGCGCGGCTACGAGAATTTTGAAAACAAGCTCCGGGCGCTGGGAGCCAGCGTCTTGAGCGGGGAGGCGTTGCCTTGTTCGCAATGA
- a CDS encoding 5'-nucleotidase, producing MRIPLGLALLAAAVIATLSLFWPPAGAAETVTLTILHTTDLHGYLRSHRADDGQEMGGLDRIGTLIRRERRTDPEAILLDNGDTIQGNSMAFMFKGRHIIEGMNALNYDAMTAGNHEFNFGPRVIERMRQASRFPWLSANVVRASSGEPVFEPFVILERKGVRVGVLGLTVSDVPNWEQPSYIEGLRFVDIIAAAREWVPRVRPLCDVLVLLAHTGAERRENERYPSAAAAGADIARECPGVDVIICGHRHVPVESLEAGGAVLTAAGKWGSHLGKVTLEVEKSPDGVRVVSRKAQLIPVTADVPQDAVLEKVVAPFEQRWKKWAEEVIGETAVPLDFRRAQQEENAAVNLIHDAMKWATGADVTLHVVFNNSTVIPAGPVTNQDVAEMYEYDNALWVLTLTGRQLKDYLEDGIGGYGTWRFLTAAGINYVFDVSRPRGERLVRVEYNGRPLADDAVLTVAINHYNAVRGVENSLYRQASGVRETGRWIRDVIADYIRAQGTVRPAVRGWFTVEGAGAARPAGSAR from the coding sequence ATGAGGATACCGCTCGGACTGGCTCTTCTCGCTGCCGCTGTTATCGCCACCCTCTCTTTATTCTGGCCTCCTGCGGGGGCAGCAGAGACTGTCACCCTCACCATTCTTCACACGACGGACCTGCACGGCTATTTGCGTTCCCACCGTGCTGACGACGGGCAGGAGATGGGAGGGCTGGACCGCATCGGCACACTGATCCGGCGGGAGCGGAGAACTGATCCGGAAGCGATTTTGCTGGACAACGGGGATACCATCCAGGGCAACTCGATGGCGTTTATGTTCAAGGGGCGGCACATCATCGAAGGCATGAACGCGCTGAACTACGACGCCATGACGGCCGGGAACCACGAGTTCAACTTCGGGCCGCGGGTCATCGAGCGGATGCGGCAAGCGTCCCGGTTCCCCTGGCTGTCAGCCAATGTTGTCCGGGCAAGCAGCGGAGAGCCTGTTTTCGAGCCGTTCGTCATCCTGGAGCGCAAGGGCGTCAGGGTGGGGGTGCTGGGGCTGACGGTCTCGGACGTCCCGAACTGGGAGCAGCCGTCCTACATCGAAGGTCTGCGGTTCGTGGACATCATCGCGGCGGCACGCGAATGGGTGCCGCGTGTCAGGCCGCTCTGTGACGTGCTGGTGCTGCTGGCGCATACCGGAGCGGAGCGCCGCGAGAATGAGAGGTATCCGAGCGCCGCAGCAGCCGGGGCGGACATCGCGCGTGAGTGCCCGGGGGTGGACGTAATCATCTGCGGGCATCGGCACGTTCCGGTGGAATCGCTGGAGGCGGGCGGAGCCGTGTTGACTGCCGCCGGCAAATGGGGCAGCCATCTGGGGAAGGTGACGCTGGAGGTCGAGAAGTCACCGGACGGGGTACGGGTTGTGTCCCGGAAGGCGCAGTTGATCCCCGTGACAGCGGACGTGCCTCAGGATGCTGTTCTGGAAAAGGTTGTTGCGCCGTTCGAACAGCGCTGGAAGAAATGGGCGGAGGAAGTGATTGGAGAGACCGCCGTGCCGCTTGATTTCCGGCGCGCCCAGCAAGAGGAGAACGCCGCAGTCAACCTGATCCACGATGCCATGAAATGGGCCACAGGAGCCGATGTCACACTCCACGTGGTATTCAACAACAGCACGGTTATTCCCGCCGGCCCTGTCACGAACCAGGATGTGGCGGAGATGTACGAGTACGACAACGCCCTGTGGGTGCTCACGCTGACCGGTCGGCAACTCAAGGACTATCTGGAGGACGGCATCGGGGGATACGGCACCTGGCGGTTCCTGACCGCGGCCGGAATCAACTATGTTTTCGATGTCTCCCGGCCCAGAGGAGAAAGGCTTGTACGGGTGGAGTATAACGGCCGGCCGCTGGCGGATGATGCCGTGCTCACGGTGGCCATCAACCATTACAATGCGGTCCGCGGCGTTGAGAACAGCCTGTACCGGCAGGCTTCGGGTGTGAGGGAAACGGGACGTTGGATCCGTGACGTCATCGCGGACTACATCCGGGCACAGGGCACGGTCCGCCCCGCGGTGCGCGGCTGGTTCACGGTGGAAGGAGCCGGCGCCGCCCGCCCGGCCGGGTCGGCCCGGTGA